Within the Pangasianodon hypophthalmus isolate fPanHyp1 chromosome 19, fPanHyp1.pri, whole genome shotgun sequence genome, the region tgcttttccaCCAAGGTGCTACTCTTTCGCCCAGAATCAGTGTCAGTTGTTGCTGTGCAAGAGGTAAACAGCATCAACATAATTTACAGGAAGTCACATAAGTTCAAAATTTTATTGTTATGTAATTGTACAAAATGGAGGCTCTATGTGACCAAATTGTTTTCTATATTGTCAGAAGCACTGTTACCTTTCTGAGCTTGTGTTTCATTGGCTTTGAATACTTTGGTTTCAAAACCTTTTAAATTTTGGTTTCTCACTGCCTTCTTCACTGGCGGCTGCAAATCTTCGGTCATCTCTTTTTCATCCGCCCGGGAGATGCATACCTTGTAAGTAATTGTAGAGGACCTGTCTACTCCTTTGACGGTAGTAGAAAGAAGCTGTATTTTGTACATGCCAAAGCAGAAAGGCTCAGAGAGGAGGTTGCTGTTCATGCGCCGGAACAGTGCGCTCAGCACCAAACTCCGATGAGGCTCCCAGTTACACTCTGACAGGATTTCCAGCAGTTTAGTGGGCTTAGGCTCACCTGGCTTTAGCGGAGGCTCTGTGGGATTTGTCTCTGAGTAAGGACAAAATGTAATCAAATTAAGAAGAATATATCCCTACGCGCAACGGTGGATCTAGAACTCacactgatttattaaaataaaatgtcacaacaCGAATGCCCCTCTGAGGATCACTTTAAAGCCTGTCAACTCATTTTTCTGTTAATGAGAGACTACAGAGACTAAAGTGACTCCTTTCCTGCTCACTGCAGCTCTTTGTGCCTGTATGTATGTCTACCATTGGTAGATACTTATTTAATGACAACTTTTATCACAATTTTGTAACATTTGGAATCATGTTGCTAAAACACATTTCCACAAATTGTCACAGGTAATTTATATCTGGCTAATGTTGTATAAGGGCACAATGTGATGAAATTCAAGACCACAGATACCAACCTGGTATTTTTTGAGAGGAAGGTGGTTCACCTGCTTTGGCAGTTTCAttctagaaagaaaaaaagcacactgtCAATGGGTTACTATAAAACATCAAGGAAAGgcgcatttaaaaaaaaaaaaaacacttttgatCACTCTGCATACATCATAATACTTACAAGCTGTTCAGGTtctgtcatttgttttttgGTAGGAAACATGTGTATCTGAGGTGGTGGATTACTGTTGTACTCTCTCACACGAGCACATGTCATCATGCTCtcaaaatacaaatacacaggATCTTTATCTTCCTCCCGCACCTAAAACAAAGCACGGTGGACCAAGGTAAACAGGAAATCACATCAtgctgaaaaatatatttattcaaattacaAGCTTGCTACAGTTCTTCAAAGACGATCATTTTAACATATCCAATATAATAGCATCTTTACTTTTCAGTATAGCACAAATAAACTGGAAACTGCAATCATTAACCAGATTTATCATTCACCTGACTAGTGGAATGGTAAAGACTGGTACGTAAACGAGACACAGTTTTAGAAGAAAGCGAAGGCTCAGGAATAAATAATGGTTCAGGATCATGTTCTCCTGCAATCCTTTTCCATAAAGTGGTGATACTGGCTGCAGGTGGTGGTCTGGGTTCCCTCTCTGGGTCTGCAATAGCTTTTGGGAATAGTgattcatgttatttattttcacttagaAGAAAAAGGATTACAATTTTAGGTAAAGATTGTTAGACAGGATGCTACTTTCAAGTATTTAAGTAAGTGATGGAAAAACAATTTACAGCCTGGGATGTGCTCTTTTCCACAAGCAGACAGCTAGTTCACTACCATCAACTCTGTGTGAAGCTTGACTTCTTTCTTAATAAAATTTATCACTGTATTTCTCCCcggacttgttttttttatttctaaaaaaatctTGCACACTCCATCCAGGTTTAACCAACTTACTAACACCACCTGAGTGTTCACTCAATGTATCAATAATCACCATACTGAATTTGCTAGGGAATACAAGAGGACTTACGAAAAGCCAGTACTGATCTCTTCCTGCCCCTCTGAACATTTGCTGTCTCTTTTGGAGGGTGGAGCAGAAGAACTTTGTGCTTGAAACAGTTGCAGTCAAACATGCACTCAACTCTCCGACAGTGGGTAGGCCCTCGGATTTCCCTGTCCAAGCTATCACACATGCAGCCCAAACGACAGAAATCCTCAGGACATGCATTCTCATCTTTATGGTGTTTGCGGAACCTAGGCCTTTTACCCGGTTTCTGAAGAGATTAAGAATGAAAGCTCAGGAAagaatacatttacatgtactgATGTAATATAGATTTAGTAGCAATTATTCCCACATATGGTTCTAAGTATAGCTTACCTGGAAATTAAGCAGAGAAGTAAGAGCAAATTTTGCTCTTTCGGTAGTGATGTGTGTACGAACTTTGCCATGAAAGATTGCCTCTTCCTCCATCTCCTGAAGCATCATCTGTTTTTTGGCTTTTACAGGGATCCATTTCAGCTGAGACTTGCCAGGTTGTTTCTTCATACCAGGTCTAGAAACAAAGCTCATGGATCTGCTGGCTTGAACTGTAGACACTGCATGTTGATGTGCTTGAAACGAACGTGCAAATTTACTCCCTTTCTCCTGGTTTCCTTGAAATCTATTTTGAAATCCTGCTGAAGACAAAGGTACAGCAGCACTTGAAGATCTTCTAAGTGGAGATTTGGGCAGGATTTTGTCCGTTGGTTTGGTGCAGACCTTGTTTGATGAAACAGATCGAGACTTAAGTAGACTATCCAGGGTAACCACATAACTGCTGCTCTTCGAAGGTAGCTGGTATGATACTGGTGATGTAGAGCATTTGGAAAACACGGCAACACGATCGCTAATCTGCTGGGCCTCGTTTTCGAGATACGCATCCAGCATTTCACTACAGAATGCTGAACTGTTTTTCAGGCCtattcaaaaacagaaaagttaaAATCAAAACTGTTCACCTGACCAGAGACATACTGTTGTTGAAATACTTTTTCCTATAGCAAGTTCTTACCTTCAGGTGCATTCTGTACTGTGTTGGTTTTAAACTTATCTCTCCAGCCTTTTATCTTTGTGGGATCATTTGTCTTGCCAGTCCGTGACACAAAAAATCCAGCTGCATCTAAACAAGTATAAGCATTGTAacttttctctgtatttctgcaaaTAGCTAATTAGGACAGTTTTGATATAACTCTTATGTGAACCGGAGGAGTGAACTGTAGCAATGACCCGTTACTCATTATATAATCCACGTAATGGATCAGTGaattaatatttgtaatttgCAAACTGATTTCTTTTCATCCGACATTAGGGAAGAAAACGGCTTATATCTTTTCTTCCTAATGAGTGTGTTGGCAAAATGTACCAACATTGTATTCAGAGTAAAAATAGAGAGAGTGTTCAATCTAAACTGTTAGAtagtgtcaaaaaaaaaaaaaaaaaaaaaacaataaagttttGCATAACAGATGTCTCCCTCCACAGAAGTTTTGtgacaacaagaaaaaaagctcACAGTAGAGCTTGTTGTCCAGAGTCATCAGAACAAAATTTACTGCTCAAAACTCCATATCTGAATGTTTACATCCCATGTGCTCCCTCTTACCTAATGTATGTGTACTGAGACGAGTGTCCTAGTATCGCTTGATGTAGCAAAAGTTAtccaaataaatacacttaatTTGTGGAATACTTTACTTTCAGATGTTTTTATCTAGGGTCtcactttttaattcattatttaaaaaaaagcaaataaatgacTGCAATCCCATGTTATACACTATGTAGTGAGAGTATGTAGTGAATTTGGGATTCACACAGTGGCACTTGATGTGCCAAACGTTTTTTATTGTACTGATTCAAATACACTTGCTTGGTTACTAAAACTATATAATCCCTTACCTAGTTTTACCACTTAGCCTAATAAAGATACGTTATGTATCCGTTATTAAATTGGTGCAGAATATTCATCCGTTTGTTAGTGACTAATGGATTAGTCGTTCTGACATGCTTTCACGTCCCTGACTACAACACTGCTTTTCTAAATTTTCACCTCTAAAGAGCCACTTATCCTGCAGGAACAATTTACAGCTCAAACTAATATTTTACGCACCAGGAGAGGACGACAGGCTTGTGGGATTCATTTTATCCAAACCCTCGTGAATAGGTGGGGGAAGGGGCAAGTGCACACCAAGGTACTGCAAGTCTATAGGTAACTTTGGATCCAGAAGGCTTAACTTCATGCCaactgtaaacataataaataaacaatttttagCACATCGACCCAAATATCAAGTCTTAATATTAGACACACGTTCTCTACACACCGTCTTGTAGGCGTGGGTGAATGACCTGTCTGTGCTTTTGCTGTTTTAGATGAAGGAGTAAAATTTTCTCCAATTTGGCAATTCTTTCCTCCATAGACAGACTGACAGCTATAGTAACATAGaagaaatataaacacagacacttgCTTCGTGTTTTGTGGATTACATTTTAAGCCTTCCTATGAATAATCTCACCAGACTACTTATTTAGTTGTAATGAACAAGACTTTATACAAAAACTCAAAAAGTCTGTGCATGTCTTCATACCTGCAGCTTCATGAATATCTGACTGGTTATGTGTTGGAGATGGTGGAGGCAGAGATGTTTCACTTTCTTTTATGTTTTCAACATGAATATTTAAGGCTTCCTTTGGAatagaaacaaagaaataaattgtTACCTCAAGATACTGTAGtgaaaacatataataaatatattcacattATTCAAAATAAGTCACAAAGCatgttaattaaaatatcagaaaaCGAGGTCTAAAATCATACCTTTGCGACAAAAGATACAAACAACATTCCCTCCACATCTTCAAGGTCCGGTTGCAAAGGAACATTAAGCGGCACAACTGCAGGAGGGGGTTTTGCATACTTCACATTAGACCACCATTTAGATTTAGCTTTTCTCCCCCTCCGATAATGTCTACGTCTATACAGACAGCCTGGTTTACGCTCGTGTACTTGACTACCATTAAGGGAATGTGGTCTGGGCAGGGACTTCATTTCCTCCTGAGTCTCAGGACTCTGAGCAGCCATGGTTGATTTTGTAGGTGATTCACTGTTTGTGCAGCTTATTTGAGAATTAACAGCAGAAGCCTCAGAACATCTTGGATTTTCAGTGCTGCTTATGGGAGAAACTGGTTCACCAGTGCTTGACAAGCGTTCTTCTAAAGACACAGTTACACTTGGTTCAAAACCCAAAGGTGTTACATGCTCATCCAGCACAGTTTCTGCTGGACGTTGATTCACAACAGCTTCATCTCCTCTATCATTCTCACTGCAATCAGTATTCTCTTGGCACAAAGTCATATTATTTGGGCAACTTAAAGTTGCATTTCTCATTTTAGTAAAGATCCCCTCTCCTTCTTTAAGAGATGTTGATCCTGGATAAAGACCTCTTATtctgtaaaaacagaaaaaaaattcaaatgtcaATGGCAACAGTTTAATCTAAAGTCATACTTGTACACAATAATTCAATTATATTTTTCAAGTTAAGAGCTCaaaatttcccaaaataaaGGAATTCCCAAATCAGATTTCAAATAAAGTCCCAAAttaaaaatttgcaaaaaatgtTTCTCAGCTATCATATAAAAAAATTCATCTACCTCTTGTCTTGAATACAGGTTGAGGCTGTGCTCTTTACTGCACCCTCTTTCTGTTTTCCACTAAGATTCTGGGCCAAACTTAGAAAAGGAGATCGGAAGGGTGTACCAGCAGAAGAGCAGAGCCTGAGTTTGTCTTGAAGAAGACGAATGCTCTGGCTGTCTTCTCTGAAGGCCATTGCAAAAGGGTTACAGTCAATTTTAAGCTGGGTGATCTGGGGGTTCTGGTAGCTGGTGACTGCATAAAACTCTGTTTGGGGGAAACTGAATACCTTGACATCTGGACTATCAAGTGCAATAGTCCGTTCTGAATCTGGATTCACAGGAACAACATGCAGTCGTGGTAGGTAGCGGTGCATTGGACGCAAAAGCACACAGCCCTCTTGGTCCGTGGAGTCATTGGTTAGCTTCACCTTGTAAAAGGACACGGGGCTATCCATCCACTGCTGGCCCAGGGCTGGGGAATCTGGGTGGACGCATAACTGTCCCAGCACATGTGGCTCATCCACTGCGACAGGCTCCCATGTCTTTCCATTCCATTTGTGGGTAAAATCATCTAAAGCCATGATATCCATAACCAGAAAGTACTTCCTTTGCAGATCTAATCCACTCAGTCTAAAGCGACAGCAGGGGAACATGCGCCGGCCTTGCTTCGTGAGGATCATCTCTGTGCCCAAGCTGTGAAACCGACTCCAAACCGATTCATTCTCCAGAATAACTTTAATGTCACTGCTTGTGTGACTTTCCTGGGTAGAGCTTTTAGTAAGTGTAACAGGGGACAAGGTGACTTGCTGGTTTGCCTGGTTGTTGCCACACTCATCACTTTTGCCTGGCTTCAAAACCACAGGCACTGAGTGTGGAGTAGAGACTAGACAAGCCTTTTCTGTCAATCTCTGTTCAGTTCCACCCTCCATGGTGCAAGCAATATTAGGCCACAGTCAATCCTTTAAAGGGCAGTCTGATTCTCTTACCCTGGAGCCAGACTTTGTGTGCTGGGCATCCTACTGAATGGAAagacataaaaaacaaacagaatcaTTGAGGTAAGGCTTatcagcaatgaaaaaacactTGGATATCATAcaatggctatgtttacatgcacatcaaagactgtttaaggtctatattcaggttgcagccatattccacatacagtatatttatatgtgtacagGCATCGGattattcctgtatacatggttgttgtaagtatgcctgagttgccatttctaaatacctagcctacagctaggCATCtattagcacccacaattccttgcggactgagcacGCACATCtctctcctttcagtggatttacATGCAGCAAAAgtctgattaaaacaggcatattccaggggtgggaatcggaatttggggaatctgaatattgtcttaatctgccTCAGGCAATCTGACTGCggtgtttacatgactcaatactaaacAGAGTACtgccaaattccgattaatatcagaatattgatatGTATGTAAAAGTAGTCAGTGGCAGGCATCTTTACCAGGATTGGAGCTGTTATTAATGTAAAGTGGGGCATAATCTCTCAGCAAAGAAGTGACGGATGCATGCATTgtgtaaacgtagccaatgTCTAAAATCAATACCTGTCATCTAGTATGGGTGGTATGGGGTCTTTGTCCAAACAGGTAGGCTGTTGTCACATAATATTTAAGCTTGTAATTACTGAAAGTAGTCCATCAGttgcttttaattaattaattaatttgtcatCAATGTGACTGCTATGTTGAGAAGAGTCCACCAGCTAAAGCCATCCAGGCAACAGTAGTCCTGCGGTCTGAAACTGAGCACCAGTGGAGGCTGGATCAGGATTAATGATGTATTACCCATGCAGGTAGGtgtaataaagtggccagtaagggaatacagtttaaaaaaaacagcagtgctGCTGTGTCTGGTACACCCGCACCATCCTCACTCatcaccatgtcagtgtcactactgcaTTAAGAATCAaccatttcatttacatttatggtatttggcagacacccttatccagagtgacttacaattatctcatttttatacagctgagcagttaagggtcaagggtcttgctcaagggcccagcagtggcagattggtggtgctgggatttgaaatcTCAACCTTCCAAGCAgcagtccaacatcttaaccactgagctaccacttccctttGTAATTTCCCAAATACCGGGTCAGTCAGGGTCTGCTGGTGGTTCCTTTCCATTGATGTACAGGGTACAGCTCTTGTATAGCAACAGATGGACTAGTCAGTAAGTGCACTTATAAAACAGGTGtatctgtatacacacacacacacacaccatatacatgTATGGTCATCTATGTAATTCGTTAGATATGTGTCAAATCAGGCTAAATGCTCACAGAATAAATATCCAACATGATCTGCATGTTTTAACATCCATTCATGTCATCCAGACTCCAGCTAGTTTTGTAAACAGTTTGACATGAGGACATGCGGAATATAAGAGAAACACAGCACATTATCAGAAAGCTAATCATTAGAGGCACTTGACAAACACACGGAGAGATCTGAGCTGTGCAACGTTTCTTAGACTCTATACATGCATTTATATGAAGATTTACAGTTAATGTCTGTACAGGAAAGCAAACTAAACCCGATAAGACTAGTGGACTGGTGCTGCGATGAGTCTAACAGACAGAACCACAAACATTCAACCGGGTTTCTAGCTATGTACACTTTTCCATTAGTGTTTAAGATATAAAACCAGGATGATAACCACCACTGTTAGTCATCTCGCTAAACATGTTATGAACACACAGACATTTCCGGTATAAACACAGCTTGACGATCCCTGCATTAGAAATGGAAACAGGAAAACGGCGAATGAGCGTAAACCCATTGACTACAACGGCACTGTTGCTAAATGGACTAAACAATAAGTATTTCAAGTCCGTATTCTTTAGAAACACGAGAATTGTGCACACAGGTTAGAAATTGCTTAAGCCGCCTGCtgagttagttagctagctaggtaaatAAGCAGCTAGCTACTGCTAATTAGCGCTGCTAGCTAGCTGCTCTTcgcaaaaacaaaccaaagcgCACAGCTTCATGCTAATATACACGTAGATACAATAAGCTTCAGTCAAATTTTACAGTATTGATACTTTCTGCTGCGAAATGAAGCAAACAAAGCATTGTTTTACCGTGCGAGCTGAGCAAAGCTGGACAACTTCGACGAAGACCCCCAACTCACCAATGGTGGCTTGTTCGCAGCTAAAGCACACGGGCGCTGAAGAGACCCACTGCGCATGCGCCACAACCACGATGGCGCGTGATTCATGCACAAGTCCGAGTCGAGGCGGGAGTTCGTCTGTCGCGCGGTTTAGACACGCATCAGAAATGCAACAGCGCGCATGCAATTCATGGCCATGAGTTTTTCTAATCGCGCGCGTTTCACCTACAGCCCACTTGCCTTTCATGGTCAGCAATGCATACATGCTGAAAGTGTTCCCCGAGCTCCTTCGCCGTGGTTTGGCTTCATTGTTTCTCAATACCGAACTGTACCGTGCATCATGTCAACTGtagcacgcgcgcacacacacacatatgcgtgCTCTGCCTACGGGCGTGACGTCAGCACAACCATGGCGGCTCTCGCGACCGCGCAGGCTCCCGGAGGTGGAGAGGCTTTCTAATCGATCTGTTCATCCATCGCCTTAATCCTCTTAATACGTTTACAAGTTCCTCTATGAACGTGTGACATTCAACTATCATCAGAACTTACTGTAATAGAAAGACTACTGTCCATATAAGCTAATTATAATGTCCCATAAAAAgtcaaatgtaatatatgaCCTACATAATTGTAGGGCTGTATTAAGTTAATGCTCATATAAGCAAATTGAGAGCAAACTACATTTCAGAGGGTTTACTACTCACTAGTTTGTAGGCTATTATTCCTTCAAGCCCAGTAAATCTTCCTTCAACCTACTGTATCcaaatgatgaaatgtaatACATATGCATTATTTATCAGTTATTGATGGGTAATGTGTATGTCTTACATGTCATGAAAATGTTCAGGTAATGAAAATGATTGTaggtattaaaaatataattaataaaggAATGTTATGCCCAGGCTCAATGCATATGTGGATATGAAGCTCGGCTATTTTGGTAATGCTGCATTTAGTAAAACACCCTTATGTTTTGCAGTTAGTTATGGTTTAACTCCACCAGGTGTTATTTTAATGAGTGTTTATGATTGTGCCTATTAAGGCATCAGGAAAGTGGCTTAAACCACATCCTAATTTGTGAAAAAGTTAGCAATACCATTTATACAGCATTTTCATGTAGCTAACTGTTTTAAGACAAACTATGCCAACTGTTGTGAAATGAAAGTACTGACTTATAGCAATACCATCTCTTGACTTTAGACTGGTCTTTTCCTGACCTCATGgaataaattcatataaatgCAAATAGGAGCTCTCAGCCTAAAATATCCCTTTAAGTCTATTGGGTTAAACAATAGGAAAGTTAGCTGAGACCTATTTACCATCTGACAGGCATGTGAATATTGGACATTTCTAGCCACAAGTGGTATAAGTGGTCACTTAGGGTCCACTGTAAGATTTCTAGGCTTAAACCTTGTAAGGCTTTTGTATAtaaaagataagataatcctttattcatccccaatggggaaatttgcattgttacagcagcagataaaaagatataaaaaaataaaaaatatgtaagtataaaaaatataaaagagacacaccaagaatgcacaaaaacacaaacacacaacagtattaaagtgacACTGCATTATTGCACTGTTCCCATGAAATAGGGGGTTACCAAAGATGTACTTTCCAGTTGGTACCAGAGATTTATTGTCCAGTTAAGTGGTGGGGTCTGCTGGGAGCAGTGCTGGTTGTACAGTTTCACGGCTGCAGGGAGGAAGGACCTGCGATactgctcattcacacacttgGAGTGTAGCAGCCTGTCACTAAAGGAGATGCCCAGTGCCACCAGAGTCTCATGCATGGGGTGGAAGTCGTTCTCCAGCATACGTGATAGCTTGGTCATCATCCTCCTTTCTCCCACCACCTGCACTGGGTCAGGAGTGCATCCCACAACAGAGCTGGCCCTCTTTATGATTTTATCCAGTCTGCAGCAGAGATGCCACTACCCCAACAGACAACCCCATAAAAGATAGCAGATGCCACCACAGAgtcaaaaaaaagtcttaagaaGTGCTCCCTGCACTCCAAAAGACCTAAGTCTCCTCAACAGGTACAGTCTGCTCTGTCCTTTGTTGTAGAGTgcagtggagtggagtggatatacactatatggccaaatgtttgtggacatctgaccatcacaacaTTGACAACCAgatgtgcttgttaaacatgTCTATCCAAAACCATGAGCATtcatatggagttggtccccctttgctTCTATTAAAGCCTCCATTtttctgggaagtctttccactagattttggaacatctTCTGCACTTCTAACAGAAGAAGGTGAGTAGTTTATCAGTGTTGGTGAAAGTGTAGAATTGTGGATGAACATGCTGAAATTTGCAGAAGTAAATGGCTGTATTTTTGACAGTCAAGAAGAGTGACTCTCTCCACAGCACTGCTGTTGCACTGTGTGCCAGGATTTCTTATATCAGTCCATCTCATAGGTTGGTCAGTATTTTTCAGCCTGCTCATGTTTGATCTCAGTCACTGTGCTCAGCTAATCTGCCACAGTGTACTGCCGCGTTATACCAGATAGCACTGCATTTTAGTCTGTGCTTGGGTTTGTCTTCTCCACAGGCTCATGTAGATTtgatactctcacacacacatcctgtaaTTATTGAGTACACTTGAATGATGCAAAACAGTACAATATCCCAGTATCCTTTTCCTAGAATGAGAATACTTATTTTATATTGGTGACACAATATGTCCAGGCAAGACTTTTGTATGCAGATATATACTTAAATCTTGGTGTCATGTAGCCTGCGGTTGAAGCATGACATTGTGTACGTTTTTTATAACATCTGGTTTGAAGTAAATAATCTGTAATTACACTGTACCGCATCACTTGTTGGCTAAATCCTGAACGTTGAATTATTGCTTACAGTGATAATTTGCGTCTAGCTGGAGTTAAATGAAAACACGCAGAGTTGTTAATATCAACACTTGCAGTGTGATAAACTTGGGCTAAGATAAATGTGTTCTATATAcgctataaagtaaaataatgacTCAGATGCAACTTCATGATTGGGGTCTCAGTGACATTCACACACAGTGATATATTACCTACACATTGCTGAATACAGATCAGTAAGCCTCATGGAAAAACAAAGACATCAAGTGCCTTGATCATATCATGTTAGGATGACAAAGCTCTAAGGCATCAATTATATGACTCCCAGTCCTCTATAGGTCCTTCAGCTTTTCCTCATGTCCCAATTATCCAGTAAGCAGCGAGTAAGTTTCTGTAAGTCTCCTGACATCAAGCTCTCTGACTCACTGAGGCAGAAATATAAGCAGAGAAGGCAAAAGAACTAATTGTGCAGCATCATTCTGTAGTTGCAGACTACAGATTGGCAGGGATTTGTCAGCACAGACATCTAGCACAGTAATCTGATGGGGCACATTGTTTTTCCCCTGTTTTTGCTGAGGATCCTAATTTCTGTGATTGGTATATTAGGAAATGGGGTCTTGATCTTATCAATCCTCCACTTGGCACGAGTCAAGACATTCGAAGTGCTCCTGCTTGGACTATCTATCACAAACTTTGGGGAGATTATGCTTGTGGACATCTATGATGCTATCATCCAATCTATGCATAATCTAAGTATTTGGTCCTGTGTTGTTCTAAAATTTCTAAACGTCTGTGGAGAAAATGCTACCATCTTTTTCACAGTGCTTATCAGCATCTACCGCTATCAGAAGATGCACAACGCTGCCATGCGGATTATCACACCTATCTTTATGGATAGCAGGGAATCTGCAATTGGTCTTAGTATGGGATGTGTTTTGGTAGCTGTGATTTTAGGTCTGCCAATTTATTTCATAAACCAGGACACTTGGCATATGGAAAATTCCACTATAGAACACTGTCCAGCAGattttttccagtgttcagAAGATCACTGTCCCACTGTAAACAACATTTACAGGTACCTTTTTATCATCATCTGTCATGTTTTGCCTCTCATCATCGTCACATGGACAAGTGCCTTAATCATCAAGATTTTAATTGTTCAGCAAAAGGTGGTAGATGCACATCATAAGTCAGATCCAGGTGCCATAGTTGCCCACCATCATCACGAGCATGATGTGTTCCATCGGAGCACCATTGGCATCCTGGCTGCAATGACACTCTTCCAGGGGAACTGCATTTTGTATCTGATTCTACGCTTAGCGCTTAACCCAT harbors:
- the LOC113545203 gene encoding uncharacterized protein LOC113545203, with protein sequence MGHIVFPLFLLRILISVIGILGNGVLILSILHLARVKTFEVLLLGLSITNFGEIMLVDIYDAIIQSMHNLSIWSCVVLKFLNVCGENATIFFTVLISIYRYQKMHNAAMRIITPIFMDSRESAIGLSMGCVLVAVILGLPIYFINQDTWHMENSTIEHCPADFFQCSEDHCPTVNNIYRYLFIIICHVLPLIIVTWTSALIIKILIVQQKVVDAHHKSDPGAIVAHHHHEHDVFHRSTIGILAAMTLFQGNCILYLILRLALNPYDFPAWSELEFFITTFYTGITPYIYGMGHNFFRVKHFMKE